From Pseudobdellovibrio exovorus JSS, a single genomic window includes:
- a CDS encoding DNA-3-methyladenine glycosylase 2 family protein encodes MKAKSDIYYSAMIARDPRFDGKFFIGVKTTGIYCRPICPAKPKKENIEYFHSHIEAEKAGYRPCLRCRPESAPLSPAWVGKSAVVQRAVKVLNSQDTIEFSEDQFAVQFGVSARHLRRLFIEEIGKTPKQLSFENRLNLARKLITETVLPMSEVAYAAGFSSVRRFNDAFKDRFKKSPREIRRVPILDDEGLSITIPYRPPFDFSGLMQSYQSHRIGQLEWFTDGQMHRVIEFNGKVGQISIRNDEKKSHLVVKIQFPDTSVMHTLISRVRNLFDLDSDPALIANALESDSQVKKLLKTCPGIRMPSGWSPFEVAIATILGQLVSLEQARSLVSQLIEIAGQETQYQINGQRIKLFPTPQQIVKADLSKLKTTGLRKQTLVDFSKAILSGEISLEPTQDVEEFKKKVMTIKGIGLWTAQYMSMKVLRDTDSFPASDLILKRALEIHSSEVIAAMAPWRGYVAALFWRVYAQELKKTKKVKGSST; translated from the coding sequence ATGAAGGCAAAATCTGACATTTATTACAGCGCTATGATAGCACGGGACCCGCGCTTTGATGGCAAGTTCTTCATAGGGGTAAAAACGACAGGCATCTATTGTCGTCCGATTTGTCCCGCCAAACCTAAAAAAGAAAATATTGAATACTTCCACAGTCATATCGAAGCTGAAAAAGCAGGGTATCGTCCTTGTCTGCGCTGCCGCCCTGAAAGTGCGCCGCTGTCTCCGGCATGGGTTGGAAAATCGGCGGTGGTCCAGCGAGCTGTGAAGGTTTTAAATTCGCAGGATACAATCGAGTTCAGTGAAGATCAGTTTGCCGTTCAGTTTGGTGTCAGTGCACGACATTTGCGTCGACTTTTTATAGAGGAAATCGGCAAAACACCTAAGCAATTATCTTTTGAAAATAGACTGAATTTAGCACGCAAGCTGATAACGGAAACCGTGTTGCCGATGTCGGAAGTGGCTTATGCCGCAGGATTTTCTTCCGTTCGGCGTTTTAATGATGCCTTTAAAGATCGTTTTAAAAAGTCTCCGCGGGAAATTCGCAGAGTACCTATTTTAGATGACGAGGGACTCAGCATCACAATTCCCTATCGTCCTCCCTTTGATTTTTCTGGGCTTATGCAATCCTATCAAAGCCATCGCATTGGTCAGTTGGAATGGTTCACCGATGGACAAATGCATCGGGTGATAGAATTTAATGGTAAGGTCGGACAGATCAGTATTAGAAATGATGAAAAGAAGTCCCACTTAGTAGTGAAAATTCAGTTTCCAGATACGTCTGTAATGCACACTCTGATTTCACGGGTACGAAACCTTTTTGATTTAGATTCCGATCCTGCTTTGATAGCTAATGCTTTAGAGTCCGATAGCCAAGTCAAGAAACTCTTAAAAACCTGTCCGGGAATTCGGATGCCGTCGGGGTGGAGTCCTTTCGAGGTGGCCATAGCCACGATACTGGGACAGTTGGTAAGCTTAGAACAAGCGCGCTCTTTAGTGAGTCAGTTGATTGAAATTGCGGGACAAGAAACTCAATATCAAATAAATGGTCAGCGGATAAAACTTTTTCCGACACCACAGCAAATAGTTAAAGCAGATTTGTCCAAATTGAAAACTACGGGACTTCGTAAGCAGACACTGGTTGATTTTTCTAAGGCGATATTATCTGGCGAAATTTCTTTAGAACCAACTCAAGATGTTGAAGAGTTCAAAAAGAAAGTGATGACGATTAAAGGGATCGGTCTGTGGACGGCTCAGTATATGTCCATGAAGGTTTTGCGTGATACGGATTCATTTCCAGCCAGTGATTTGATTTTAAAAAGAGCCCTTGAAATTCATTCCTCTGAGGTCATCGCGGCGATGGCGCCATGGCGAGGCTATGTGGCCGCTCTGTTCTGGCGTGTGTATGCACAAGAGTTAAAGAAAACAAAAAAAGTAAAAGGAAGTTCAACATGA
- a CDS encoding methylated-DNA--[protein]-cysteine S-methyltransferase, producing the protein MMKVQRKINSAVGVIYLVASEKYLHGIFWKDQKIQKEEAASSAHSSASKILDKTECQIGEYLAGKRQEFNIPIQMDGTAFQKRVWARLAQIPYGETRSYKDIAKELKDANASRAVGTANGRNPISLIVPCHRVISSDGTMGGYAGGLSIKEMLLNLEKTNMKKTGKLK; encoded by the coding sequence ATGATGAAAGTGCAAAGAAAAATTAATTCAGCAGTAGGGGTAATATACTTGGTCGCATCAGAAAAATACTTGCACGGAATTTTTTGGAAAGATCAAAAAATTCAAAAGGAAGAAGCTGCATCTTCAGCTCATTCATCAGCTTCTAAAATTCTAGACAAAACCGAATGTCAGATAGGCGAGTACTTAGCTGGAAAGCGCCAAGAGTTTAATATTCCGATACAGATGGACGGCACCGCTTTTCAAAAGCGAGTGTGGGCACGTTTAGCGCAAATCCCCTATGGCGAGACCAGATCTTATAAGGATATAGCCAAAGAGCTTAAAGATGCGAATGCCAGTCGTGCGGTGGGAACTGCCAATGGGCGTAATCCGATCAGTTTGATTGTACCCTGTCATCGTGTTATCTCTTCAGACGGAACAATGGGCGGCTATGCTGGTGGGCTCAGTATCAAAGAAATGCTACTGAATTTAGAAAAGACAAACATGAAAAAGACAGGAAAACTAAAATGA